Proteins encoded within one genomic window of Pedobacter africanus:
- a CDS encoding PepSY-associated TM helix domain-containing protein has product MKIFLRNVHLYLALAAGLVIMLSCATGAIMVFEDELDHIVNSKRYEVTPGNERLPLEALLKKLKQHNIPKAKLSSVKVFTDPKRSVEFAMVLSEKKGMGPQQGKEAVKGNEKKAKGGGKPGLFVYINPYTGQVLDVYNKRESFFFKVEMLHRFLLGGQNSIGKTIIGLSTLSFLIITLTGIVLWWPKNKKILLQRLKFKTDGSFKRLNHDLHIVTGFYTSVFLLVIILTGLVMAFNWVNEGIFTLTGSSMESPEPPSSVYQPGRKAISMAQAIQMIDLKAVEFYNIRTPKDSLGTYAVNVLPKGSMEHKSETYFVDQYSGAVIGQLKFTDKNLGQRIRSYIKPIHTGELFGMPTKIINFILALVTFSFPITGVIMWINRTKKRKAV; this is encoded by the coding sequence ATGAAAATCTTTCTGCGAAATGTCCATTTGTACCTGGCCCTTGCTGCCGGCCTTGTTATTATGTTATCTTGTGCAACCGGGGCCATCATGGTTTTCGAAGATGAACTGGACCATATAGTCAATTCAAAAAGATATGAAGTAACACCCGGCAATGAAAGATTGCCTCTTGAAGCCTTATTAAAAAAGTTAAAGCAGCATAACATTCCCAAAGCTAAACTCTCTTCTGTAAAGGTGTTCACAGACCCTAAAAGATCGGTTGAATTTGCGATGGTGCTTTCTGAAAAAAAGGGAATGGGCCCACAACAGGGTAAAGAAGCCGTAAAAGGAAACGAAAAAAAAGCCAAAGGCGGAGGAAAGCCTGGGCTTTTCGTTTATATCAATCCATATACAGGGCAGGTACTTGATGTATACAATAAACGCGAATCTTTCTTCTTTAAAGTAGAAATGCTCCATAGATTTCTGCTCGGAGGACAAAACAGCATTGGCAAAACAATAATTGGATTATCCACTTTGTCTTTCCTTATCATTACCCTTACGGGGATCGTATTGTGGTGGCCCAAAAACAAAAAAATACTGTTACAGCGGTTAAAATTTAAAACAGATGGAAGCTTTAAAAGGCTCAATCATGATCTTCACATTGTTACCGGTTTTTACACTTCTGTTTTTTTATTGGTCATAATATTAACAGGGTTGGTTATGGCATTTAACTGGGTCAATGAAGGTATCTTCACGCTAACAGGAAGCAGTATGGAGAGTCCAGAACCTCCTTCCTCTGTTTATCAGCCAGGCAGAAAGGCAATTTCAATGGCACAGGCCATACAAATGATCGATCTTAAGGCAGTTGAATTCTACAACATACGTACACCAAAAGATTCACTGGGAACCTATGCTGTCAATGTGCTTCCAAAAGGCAGTATGGAGCATAAATCGGAGACTTATTTTGTCGATCAATATTCCGGTGCAGTAATCGGACAGCTTAAATTCACAGACAAAAACCTGGGCCAGCGCATACGATCTTACATAAAACCAATACATACCGGTGAGTTGTTTGGCATGCCAACTAAAATTATCAATTTCATTCTGGCCCTGGTAACCTTTAGCTTTCCAATTACCGGAGTGATCATGTGGATAAACAGGACTAAAAAAAGAAAAGCGGTGTAA
- a CDS encoding TonB-dependent receptor, producing MKYLYAVTVLCITLIFSQSVVAQLASAPARGSIKGKVRSNDGKPASYVSIIIVENNRKALSDEDGTFSFNNLKNGTYTLRTSFVGLQVQSQKVTVTENETASVEFILSESSAQLDEVAISGYKSPNQKPATLGKIAIAPRDLPQAVQVIGTQIIADQQANRLGDVMKNVNGVAMGANRGSVGENFYARGYSLGANNVFKNGARTSIGGIPEASTLESVEVLKGSAALLYGGVTGGAVVNMVTKKPKFESGGEVSMRVGSYDMYKPIFDVYGPVSENIAYRMIGSYEKAGSYRDHVQSDRIYVNPSLLYKISEKTDILIQADYLKSDFTPDFGIGTVGNAISPLGRNTFVNTAWAYNKTNTGTLQAVLNQKFNDNWKLNVTAGVQSYIRDYFSSERPFTTDGSWNRALTRSKTRELTYNEQVNLTGNLKTFGISHQLLIGADGDQSKIITGGFTNPNLLGGSTKYYDQVNLLDPASFNIPSNFIKPETTLLTNTEAIVYRFGGFAQDLISLTDKFKVLAGIRWTFQKTPVTTINTLATQQETKGTTALKIDKAFSPKFGLIYQPLKSTSIYASYANNFTSNSGIDIATNAPMGPSIIDQYEAGIKNDFMDGKLSVNVTAYQIRNDRFAQQALFKADGSANADANLKEFTGKTQSDGVEVDITATIVEGLNFIAGYSYNYMRYTETLPLTVIPTPTPANPNATTTVSGIVEGERLVGTTKNTANASLFYTVQNGGLKGLKLGASAFYTGDRNGGRNTNKAGSSSGIIPVKGFTTFDLSAGYTYKRFSILGKISNISNELNYFIHENYSVNPIAPRQFATTLTYKF from the coding sequence ATGAAATATTTATACGCTGTAACAGTTTTGTGCATTACCCTCATCTTTAGTCAATCTGTTGTTGCACAGCTGGCTTCGGCTCCTGCAAGGGGAAGTATTAAAGGAAAAGTAAGGTCCAATGATGGCAAGCCTGCATCCTATGTAAGCATTATTATTGTAGAGAACAACAGAAAAGCATTGTCTGACGAAGATGGAACTTTCTCCTTCAACAATTTAAAAAATGGCACCTATACTTTAAGAACATCATTTGTGGGCTTACAAGTACAATCGCAAAAAGTAACAGTAACCGAAAACGAAACCGCCAGCGTAGAATTTATACTGTCTGAAAGTTCAGCACAACTGGATGAAGTTGCCATCAGTGGTTACAAAAGTCCGAATCAGAAGCCAGCTACCCTGGGCAAAATAGCCATTGCCCCCCGCGATCTGCCCCAGGCAGTACAGGTAATAGGCACACAGATCATAGCAGATCAACAGGCCAATCGCTTAGGCGACGTAATGAAAAACGTAAATGGTGTTGCCATGGGCGCCAACCGTGGTTCGGTAGGCGAAAATTTTTATGCCAGGGGCTATAGCCTTGGGGCCAATAATGTATTTAAAAACGGGGCAAGAACATCCATAGGTGGCATACCAGAGGCCAGTACGCTCGAATCTGTAGAAGTGCTTAAAGGTAGTGCTGCATTGCTTTACGGTGGAGTTACCGGAGGCGCGGTGGTAAATATGGTCACAAAAAAACCCAAATTCGAATCTGGTGGCGAGGTATCTATGCGTGTAGGCAGCTACGACATGTATAAACCGATATTTGACGTATATGGCCCCGTGTCTGAAAATATAGCATACCGAATGATTGGTTCCTATGAAAAAGCAGGCAGCTATAGAGATCACGTACAATCCGACAGAATTTATGTTAACCCGTCACTACTCTATAAAATCAGCGAAAAAACAGACATACTGATACAGGCCGATTACCTTAAAAGTGACTTTACACCCGATTTCGGAATCGGTACCGTTGGCAATGCCATTTCACCGCTTGGCCGTAATACATTTGTAAATACCGCCTGGGCCTATAATAAAACCAATACCGGAACCTTGCAGGCCGTTTTAAACCAGAAGTTCAATGACAACTGGAAACTGAATGTAACCGCAGGCGTTCAATCTTACATCCGTGATTATTTCTCATCCGAGCGTCCGTTTACAACCGATGGCAGCTGGAACCGCGCACTTACGCGTTCAAAAACAAGAGAACTAACTTACAATGAGCAGGTCAATTTAACCGGAAATCTTAAAACATTTGGCATCAGCCATCAGCTTTTAATTGGCGCAGATGGCGATCAATCCAAAATCATCACAGGTGGTTTTACCAACCCGAACTTATTAGGGGGCAGTACAAAATATTACGATCAGGTAAACCTGCTTGATCCCGCAAGCTTCAATATACCCTCAAATTTTATAAAGCCAGAAACTACATTGCTTACCAATACCGAAGCCATTGTATATAGGTTTGGTGGTTTTGCACAAGACCTGATCAGTCTTACAGACAAATTTAAGGTCCTGGCAGGGATAAGATGGACCTTCCAGAAAACCCCGGTAACCACCATCAATACTTTAGCTACGCAACAGGAAACAAAAGGGACTACGGCCTTAAAAATTGACAAGGCCTTCTCACCAAAGTTTGGTTTAATTTATCAGCCCCTTAAATCCACTTCAATTTATGCCAGCTATGCCAATAACTTTACATCCAATAGCGGTATAGATATTGCAACTAATGCGCCTATGGGCCCATCCATTATCGATCAGTATGAAGCGGGCATAAAGAATGATTTTATGGATGGTAAGTTGTCTGTGAATGTAACCGCTTACCAAATCAGGAACGATAGGTTTGCCCAGCAGGCTTTGTTTAAAGCTGATGGCTCCGCCAATGCCGATGCCAACCTGAAAGAGTTCACAGGAAAAACACAAAGTGATGGTGTAGAGGTAGACATTACGGCTACAATTGTAGAAGGCTTAAACTTTATTGCCGGATATAGCTACAATTATATGCGCTATACAGAAACCCTGCCACTTACTGTAATACCTACCCCTACTCCTGCCAACCCCAACGCAACAACAACGGTTAGCGGAATTGTAGAAGGTGAACGCCTGGTGGGAACAACCAAAAATACAGCCAATGCCAGTTTATTTTACACCGTGCAGAACGGCGGCTTAAAAGGCCTGAAACTGGGTGCATCGGCTTTCTATACCGGCGACCGTAATGGCGGAAGAAATACAAATAAAGCCGGCTCATCAAGCGGTATTATTCCTGTAAAGGGTTTCACTACCTTTGATTTATCTGCCGGTTATACCTATAAGAGATTTAGCATACTGGGCAAAATATCGAACATCAGCAACGAATTAAATTATTTTATTCACGAAAACTACAGTGTAAACCCTATTGCACCAAGGCAATTCGCTACAACTTTAACTTATAAGTTTTAA